One genomic window of Providencia hangzhouensis includes the following:
- the rsxB gene encoding electron transport complex subunit RsxB: MMSVWIAIGILAVFGLIFGLMLGYASLRFKVEADPIVEQVEAILPQSQCGQCSYPGCRPYAEAVANNGEMINKCAPGGEQVMLKIAELLNVDPQPIDGDEAAQNPVRKVAIIDEENCIGCTKCIQACPVDAIVGATRAMHTVIEDLCTGCDLCVAPCPTDCIELVPVKTTTANWKWDLNTIPVKNISVEPNEQLVTKARGETHA, from the coding sequence ATGATGTCTGTATGGATTGCTATCGGTATATTAGCCGTTTTTGGCCTGATATTTGGGCTGATGTTAGGTTACGCCTCATTACGCTTTAAAGTTGAAGCAGACCCTATTGTCGAACAAGTTGAAGCAATATTGCCTCAAAGCCAGTGCGGTCAATGCAGTTATCCTGGCTGTCGCCCTTACGCCGAAGCGGTTGCAAATAATGGGGAAATGATCAACAAATGCGCCCCTGGTGGCGAGCAAGTCATGCTAAAAATCGCTGAGTTGCTTAATGTCGACCCTCAGCCGATTGATGGCGATGAAGCCGCTCAAAACCCCGTTCGTAAAGTGGCTATTATCGACGAAGAAAACTGCATTGGTTGTACTAAATGCATTCAAGCTTGCCCTGTTGATGCCATTGTTGGTGCAACCCGCGCCATGCATACTGTGATTGAAGACTTGTGCACAGGCTGCGACTTATGCGTCGCCCCTTGTCCTACAGATTGTATTGAGCTTGTTCCTGTGAAAACGACTACAGCCAATTGGAAATGGGATTTAAACACTATCCCAGTAAAAAATATTAGTGTTGAACCCAATGAACAGCTTGTCACTAAAGCAAGAGGTGAAACTCATGCTTAA
- the add gene encoding adenosine deaminase, whose amino-acid sequence MIKTHLPLTDLHRHLDGNIRPETILSLAEQHHIQLPATELEALRPHVQIIGQEADLVGFLAKLDWGVAVLADLEACRRVAFENVEDAFNAGIDYAELRFSPYYMAMKHQLPVEGVVEAIIDGVRTGCQQFDIKINLIGILSRTFGQQACTTELQGLLAHRHHLCALDLAGDELGFPGELFESHFIKARDTGLNITVHAGEAAGANSIWHAINVLGAQRIGHGVKAIEDPALIEYLVKHQIGMESCLTSNIQTSTVPSLAQHPLKTFLQQGVLASINTDDPAVQGIELRYEYEVAAPQAGLTSAEIEQAQRNGLSMAFLSESEKKALLHKAATR is encoded by the coding sequence GTGATTAAAACACATTTACCTTTAACCGATTTACACCGCCACCTTGATGGCAATATCCGCCCAGAAACGATTCTTTCCTTAGCAGAACAGCATCACATTCAATTACCAGCGACAGAACTTGAAGCTTTGCGCCCTCACGTCCAAATTATAGGACAAGAAGCTGATTTAGTCGGTTTCTTAGCAAAACTCGATTGGGGAGTCGCTGTTTTAGCAGATTTAGAAGCATGCCGCCGTGTGGCATTTGAAAATGTCGAAGATGCTTTTAATGCTGGTATCGATTACGCAGAGCTACGCTTCTCTCCATACTATATGGCAATGAAACACCAGCTACCTGTAGAAGGTGTCGTTGAAGCTATTATTGATGGCGTGCGTACTGGGTGCCAACAATTCGACATTAAAATTAATTTAATTGGAATTTTGAGCCGTACTTTTGGCCAACAAGCCTGTACAACTGAATTACAAGGACTATTAGCTCATCGTCATCACTTATGTGCTTTAGATTTAGCTGGAGATGAACTAGGTTTCCCTGGAGAGTTATTTGAGTCACACTTTATCAAAGCTAGAGATACAGGGTTAAATATCACTGTTCATGCAGGTGAAGCGGCTGGAGCGAACAGTATTTGGCATGCTATCAATGTATTAGGTGCACAACGAATTGGCCATGGTGTAAAGGCAATAGAAGACCCTGCTTTAATTGAATATTTAGTAAAACATCAAATTGGTATGGAAAGCTGTTTAACATCAAATATTCAAACAAGCACTGTGCCATCCCTTGCTCAACACCCATTAAAAACCTTTTTGCAACAAGGTGTATTGGCTTCAATTAATACAGATGACCCAGCAGTTCAAGGTATTGAGTTACGCTATGAGTATGAAGTTGCAGCCCCGCAAGCAGGTTTAACTTCAGCAGAAATAGAACAAGCGCAACGTAATGGCCTAAGTATGGCATTTTTATCTGAAAGTGAGAAAAAAGCGCTCTTACATAAAGCCGCTACCCGTTAA
- the rsxC gene encoding electron transport complex subunit RsxC, which yields MLKLFNWLKKDNIWDFKGGIHPPEMKLQSSQTPMRIASVPNELIIPLQQHLGPEGELIVQVGDSVLKGQPLTKGLGRTVPVHASTSGVITAIEPMVTAHPSGLKELCVRIAADGHDIWCTLSPEPNYIQLTRAELLQKIEQAGIAGLGGAGFPTASKLAGGQDAIKTLIINAAECEPYITADDRLMQEHAQEVIEGCRVLQHLLTPDQVLIGIEDNKPEAIRALKHAVTSQDKQIFIRVIPTKYPSGGAKQLTKILTGKEVPSGARSSQIGVLMQNVGTVVAIKRAVVDGQPLIERVVTVTGEAISKPGNFWTRLGTPVKHLLQQSGFNPEPEQMVIMGGPLMGFTLPDLNVPVVKICNCLLVPTMEEMGPKALEEACIRCGLCVDACPAALLPQQLYWFSKGDEHEKAQKHNLFDCIECGACAYVCPSNIPLVQYYRQEKAEIREIAQEERRAAEAKLRFEAKQLRMERDKQAREERHKKAAVQVDSADKDAVNAALARVKAKQSATTEPIKIVSGELPDNSAVIAAREARKAQVRAKQAEKLANTPVEPTDIEATDDPRKTAVAAAIARAKAKKAAQEQPATEPVADTVTDAEVDPRKAAVAAAIARAKAKKAAQAQPATEPVANTVTDAEVDPRKAAVAAAIARAKAKKAAQEQPATEPVANTVTDAEVDPRKAAVAAAIARAKAKKAAQEQPATEPVADTVTDAEVDPRKAAVAAAIARAKVKKAAQAQSATEPVAVTVTDAEVDPRKAAVAAAIARAKAKKAAQAEQLAQEELTPAAEQPIEEETDPRKVAVAAAIARVKAKQAQKQHEQTTTE from the coding sequence ATGCTTAAGCTCTTTAATTGGTTGAAAAAAGATAATATTTGGGATTTTAAAGGTGGGATCCATCCGCCTGAAATGAAGCTACAATCTAGCCAAACACCGATGCGTATTGCATCAGTGCCCAATGAGCTGATTATCCCATTACAACAGCATTTGGGCCCGGAAGGAGAGCTAATTGTTCAGGTTGGCGACTCCGTATTAAAAGGCCAGCCATTGACTAAAGGGCTTGGGCGTACTGTACCTGTTCATGCATCAACTTCAGGGGTGATCACTGCAATTGAACCTATGGTAACGGCACACCCTTCAGGCTTAAAAGAATTGTGTGTGCGTATTGCAGCCGATGGCCATGATATATGGTGTACTTTGTCCCCAGAGCCTAATTACATTCAACTAACCCGTGCTGAATTACTGCAAAAAATTGAACAAGCTGGGATAGCCGGCCTCGGTGGTGCAGGTTTCCCAACCGCATCAAAATTGGCCGGTGGTCAAGATGCGATTAAAACATTAATCATTAATGCAGCTGAATGTGAGCCTTATATCACAGCTGATGATAGGTTAATGCAAGAACATGCACAGGAAGTTATTGAAGGCTGTCGTGTTTTACAGCATTTATTAACCCCAGACCAAGTATTAATTGGTATTGAAGACAATAAACCCGAGGCTATCCGTGCCCTAAAACATGCTGTCACCTCGCAAGACAAACAAATATTCATCCGAGTTATACCAACAAAATACCCATCAGGTGGTGCCAAACAGCTGACTAAAATTTTGACGGGAAAAGAAGTGCCATCCGGTGCGCGTTCGTCACAAATTGGTGTGTTAATGCAAAACGTGGGTACTGTCGTCGCCATTAAACGCGCGGTTGTTGATGGCCAGCCATTGATTGAGCGTGTGGTAACCGTTACTGGTGAAGCCATCAGTAAACCGGGTAATTTTTGGACTCGTTTAGGGACTCCAGTTAAACATCTATTACAGCAATCCGGTTTTAACCCAGAGCCAGAACAAATGGTGATTATGGGGGGGCCTTTAATGGGCTTTACCCTACCCGACCTGAATGTCCCTGTCGTAAAAATTTGTAACTGTTTACTGGTCCCCACAATGGAAGAAATGGGACCTAAAGCACTAGAGGAAGCGTGCATTCGTTGTGGGTTATGTGTCGATGCCTGCCCAGCCGCGTTACTTCCTCAGCAACTTTATTGGTTCAGTAAAGGGGATGAACACGAAAAAGCGCAAAAACATAATTTATTTGACTGCATAGAGTGCGGTGCATGTGCTTATGTATGCCCAAGTAATATTCCGTTAGTGCAATATTATCGCCAAGAAAAAGCGGAAATTCGTGAAATTGCTCAAGAAGAGCGCCGAGCTGCTGAAGCTAAATTGCGTTTTGAAGCAAAACAGTTGCGTATGGAACGTGATAAACAAGCACGAGAAGAACGCCATAAAAAAGCCGCGGTACAAGTTGATAGCGCGGATAAAGATGCCGTTAATGCAGCTTTAGCCCGGGTTAAAGCCAAACAAAGTGCGACAACCGAACCGATTAAGATTGTTTCCGGTGAATTACCAGACAATAGTGCTGTGATTGCTGCTCGCGAAGCCCGTAAAGCACAAGTACGTGCTAAACAGGCGGAAAAACTGGCCAATACACCAGTAGAACCTACTGATATAGAGGCCACGGATGATCCTCGCAAAACCGCTGTGGCAGCCGCCATTGCACGAGCGAAAGCCAAAAAAGCCGCACAAGAACAACCTGCAACTGAGCCAGTCGCTGACACCGTCACTGACGCTGAGGTTGACCCACGCAAAGCGGCTGTCGCGGCCGCCATTGCACGAGCGAAGGCCAAAAAAGCCGCACAAGCGCAACCTGCAACTGAGCCAGTCGCTAACACAGTCACTGATGCTGAGGTTGACCCGCGCAAAGCGGCTGTCGCAGCTGCCATTGCACGAGCGAAAGCCAAAAAAGCGGCTCAAGAGCAACCTGCAACTGAGCCAGTCGCTAACACAGTCACTGATGCTGAGGTTGACCCGCGCAAAGCGGCTGTCGCAGCTGCCATTGCACGAGCGAAAGCCAAAAAAGCGGCTCAAGAGCAACCTGCAACTGAGCCAGTCGCTGACACCGTCACTGATGCAGAGGTTGACCCACGCAAAGCAGCTGTCGCTGCCGCCATTGCACGAGCGAAGGTCAAAAAAGCCGCACAAGCGCAATCTGCAACTGAGCCAGTTGCTGTAACGGTCACTGACGCTGAGGTTGACCCACGTAAAGCGGCTGTCGCGGCCGCCATTGCACGAGCGAAAGCCAAAAAAGCAGCTCAAGCAGAACAACTCGCACAAGAAGAGCTTACACCCGCCGCTGAACAACCCATTGAAGAGGAAACCGACCCTCGAAAAGTTGCCGTTGCCGCAGCGATCGCGCGAGTAAAAGCAAAGCAAGCACAAAAACAACATGAACAAACGACTACAGAGTAA
- a CDS encoding oxidoreductase, translated as MSKPIKVAIIGYGYASKTFHAPFLGILEGYDLTTISSSDPSKVKADWPNIHVAASPEAVFADKDIELVVIPTPNDTHFPLAQAALAAGKHVVVDKPFTLDVSQAEQLKQQAEQAGKLLSVYHNRRWDSGFLTVKKILEEGKLGDIKYYESHFDRYRPLVRQRWREADIPGAGIWYDLGPHLLDQVLQYFGRPLGISVDLAMIRPNAQAVDYFHAVLQYADKKVVLHATTLAAAPTPIYVIHGMNGSYVKYGLDPQEDCLKAGQRPEGTDWGVDTNMGSVTLSQGDELITQSWPNQRGNYGGYYQGIYDAIRHGKPNPVTPSEAIDIMKLIEAGIRSAKEKRTIEAIF; from the coding sequence ATGTCTAAACCAATTAAAGTCGCGATCATCGGATATGGCTATGCCAGTAAAACATTTCATGCTCCCTTCCTTGGTATTTTAGAAGGGTATGATTTAACAACGATTTCTAGCAGTGACCCGAGTAAGGTTAAGGCAGATTGGCCAAATATTCATGTTGCCGCCTCTCCGGAAGCTGTTTTTGCTGATAAAGATATCGAACTAGTCGTTATTCCTACGCCTAATGATACTCACTTTCCTCTTGCTCAAGCGGCATTAGCAGCAGGGAAGCACGTCGTTGTCGATAAACCATTTACATTAGATGTCTCACAAGCAGAACAATTAAAACAACAAGCGGAGCAAGCAGGAAAATTACTGTCGGTTTATCATAACCGCCGATGGGATTCAGGTTTTTTAACAGTTAAAAAAATATTAGAAGAAGGTAAGCTAGGCGATATTAAATATTATGAATCACATTTTGACCGTTATCGTCCGCTAGTTAGGCAACGTTGGCGTGAAGCTGATATTCCTGGAGCAGGTATTTGGTACGACTTAGGGCCGCACTTGTTGGATCAAGTCCTGCAGTATTTTGGTAGGCCTTTAGGGATCAGCGTTGATCTTGCTATGATCCGCCCTAATGCACAGGCAGTGGATTACTTTCATGCCGTTTTGCAATATGCAGATAAGAAGGTTGTATTACATGCAACAACATTAGCTGCTGCACCAACACCGATATATGTTATTCATGGAATGAATGGTAGTTATGTTAAATATGGTTTAGATCCCCAAGAAGACTGTTTAAAAGCTGGCCAACGACCAGAAGGGACTGATTGGGGAGTTGATACCAATATGGGGAGCGTGACGTTGTCACAAGGTGATGAGCTTATAACACAATCGTGGCCAAACCAACGCGGTAATTATGGTGGTTATTATCAAGGGATATATGATGCGATTCGCCATGGTAAACCAAACCCCGTCACACCGAGCGAAGCAATAGATATTATGAAGCTTATTGAAGCAGGTATACGTTCGGCAAAAGAAAAACGCACAATCGAAGCAATATTTTAA
- a CDS encoding bile acid:sodium symporter family protein has product MNLLAKLRIDPFLLIMIGVVILASLFPCEGDIKTGFQYLTTAAIALLFFMHGAKLSRESIMAGIGHWRLHLLVFASTFIVFPIVGLGLAVIVPKWMSPTVYMGFLYLCALPATVQSAIAFTSVAGGNIAAAICSASASSILGVFLSPILVGLLMDADGSQAMDTLNAIGSILMQLMLPFVVGHLSRPLIANWINRNRKLVNMTDRSSILLVVYVAFSEAVVEGIWQKIDAFSLFMIVVVTCVILFIIIVFNTLAARLLGFSKEDEITIVFCGSKKSLANGVPMANVLFPAATVGVILLPLMIFHQIQLMVSAVLAQRYAKRLSTK; this is encoded by the coding sequence ATGAATTTGCTAGCTAAACTGAGAATCGACCCATTTTTACTTATCATGATTGGCGTTGTCATTCTAGCCAGCCTTTTTCCTTGTGAAGGCGATATAAAAACGGGGTTTCAATATTTAACTACTGCTGCAATTGCATTATTGTTCTTTATGCATGGGGCTAAGTTATCTCGTGAATCAATAATGGCAGGGATAGGGCATTGGCGTCTCCACCTCTTGGTTTTTGCGAGTACATTTATTGTATTTCCTATCGTAGGCTTAGGGCTTGCGGTGATTGTACCTAAATGGATGTCACCTACCGTATATATGGGCTTTTTATACCTATGTGCTTTACCTGCAACTGTACAATCAGCAATTGCTTTCACCTCGGTGGCCGGGGGAAATATTGCCGCGGCTATTTGTAGTGCATCAGCGTCAAGCATTCTTGGGGTTTTTCTTTCACCAATCTTAGTTGGTTTATTGATGGATGCTGATGGCAGCCAAGCCATGGATACGCTCAATGCAATAGGGTCTATTTTAATGCAATTGATGCTGCCATTTGTTGTGGGGCATTTATCTCGACCATTGATTGCCAATTGGATAAACCGGAATAGAAAATTAGTTAATATGACTGACCGGTCTTCAATATTATTGGTTGTTTATGTGGCATTTAGTGAAGCGGTTGTCGAGGGGATTTGGCAGAAAATAGACGCATTTTCACTCTTTATGATTGTGGTTGTCACTTGCGTTATTTTATTTATTATCATTGTATTCAATACATTGGCTGCACGGTTGCTAGGTTTTAGCAAAGAAGATGAGATTACTATCGTGTTTTGTGGCTCGAAAAAGAGCCTAGCTAACGGAGTCCCAATGGCGAACGTCTTGTTTCCTGCTGCGACAGTAGGGGTCATCTTATTGCCACTGATGATTTTCCATCAAATACAACTTATGGTCAGTGCTGTACTTGCACAGCGTTATGCTAAACGATTATCGACCAAATAA
- a CDS encoding DUF2569 domain-containing protein: MTSVYDANRITGWLLVPAIYLLLTFLAVCSMTVMYCIKFYEIVTTVDHWTSFIPAAWYLSFAIAVGMTIFSIHVLQLMFSRSKHFPRRFIIWLLILLLLGIKTFAFSPIDDETALQVLAWPLIGAGFFVPYLKRSQRVKMTFTQDR, encoded by the coding sequence ATGACTTCAGTTTATGACGCTAACCGCATCACTGGCTGGCTATTAGTTCCAGCGATCTATTTGTTATTAACCTTTTTAGCTGTTTGCAGTATGACTGTTATGTATTGCATTAAATTTTATGAGATTGTCACGACTGTTGATCATTGGACAAGTTTTATTCCTGCCGCTTGGTATCTGTCATTTGCCATCGCTGTTGGGATGACTATTTTCAGTATTCATGTACTGCAACTGATGTTTTCCCGCTCAAAGCATTTCCCCCGCCGTTTTATTATTTGGCTACTCATTTTGTTATTATTAGGTATAAAAACCTTCGCATTTTCACCTATTGACGATGAAACCGCTTTGCAGGTCTTAGCATGGCCTTTAATTGGCGCGGGTTTCTTTGTCCCTTATCTAAAACGCTCTCAACGTGTGAAAATGACTTTCACACAAGATCGATAA
- the rsxA gene encoding electron transport complex subunit RsxA, protein MTDYLLLFVGTVLVNNFVLVKFLGLCPFMGVSKKLEPAIGMGLATTFVMTLASISSWLIDTLVLIPLDLVYLRTLSFILAIAVVVQFTEMVVRKTSPTLYRLLGIFLPLITTNCAVLGVALLNINMSHTFMQSAVYGFGAAVGFSLVMVLFAAIRERLAVANVPAPFKGSSIGLITAGLMSLAFMGFSGLVKF, encoded by the coding sequence ATGACTGATTATCTATTACTCTTTGTTGGAACAGTGCTGGTTAACAACTTCGTTCTCGTTAAATTCCTTGGCTTATGCCCTTTTATGGGCGTCTCAAAAAAACTCGAACCGGCCATTGGAATGGGCTTAGCAACGACGTTTGTTATGACATTAGCGTCAATCAGTTCTTGGTTGATTGACACACTTGTCCTTATTCCTCTCGACCTTGTCTATCTGCGGACGCTAAGCTTTATTTTAGCGATTGCTGTTGTTGTACAGTTTACTGAAATGGTGGTCAGGAAAACGAGCCCAACGCTTTACCGTTTACTCGGTATTTTTCTGCCTTTAATTACCACCAACTGTGCGGTTCTTGGTGTTGCCTTATTAAATATTAATATGTCTCATACTTTTATGCAGTCTGCCGTGTACGGTTTTGGCGCTGCTGTGGGTTTCTCATTAGTAATGGTTTTATTTGCCGCTATTCGCGAACGTTTAGCTGTTGCCAATGTTCCAGCTCCATTTAAAGGATCATCAATTGGGCTAATTACAGCTGGTTTGATGTCTCTCGCGTTTATGGGCTTTAGTGGTTTGGTGAAATTCTAA
- the rsxD gene encoding electron transport complex subunit RsxD — MKFRPIDAKNRRLKIASAPFTHNNQSTSLVMLWVLLAAIPGIAAQVYFFGVGTLYQIILAVLTAVITEAVSIRLRQQPVVPVLKDNSAIVTALLLAISLPPLSPWWMIVLGTFFAITIAKQCYGGLGQNPFNPAMVGYVVLLISFPVHMTNWLPPHELQNMSISALDSLSIILSGHTPTGITLEQLRTGIDGMSQATPLDSFKTGLLTHSISEVLQQPILQGSLAGIGWQWVNIGYLVGGLFLLQRRIISWHIPVSFLGTLAVLSIVSYLIDDSQHASPWVHLLSGATMLGAFFIATDPVTASTTPKGRIIFGVIIGFLVWVIRVYGGYPDAVAFAVLLANITVPLIDYYTQPRAYGHGHK; from the coding sequence ATGAAATTTAGGCCAATTGATGCGAAAAATCGCCGTTTAAAAATTGCTAGCGCACCATTTACTCATAACAATCAAAGCACCAGTTTAGTGATGCTTTGGGTACTTTTAGCAGCAATACCGGGTATTGCTGCTCAAGTTTATTTCTTTGGCGTTGGCACCTTATACCAAATTATTTTAGCGGTGCTAACAGCGGTTATCACAGAAGCAGTTTCTATTCGTTTACGCCAACAACCTGTGGTTCCTGTACTAAAAGATAATTCCGCCATTGTGACCGCATTATTATTAGCTATCAGCCTACCTCCGCTCTCACCTTGGTGGATGATCGTATTAGGGACATTTTTTGCTATTACGATTGCTAAGCAATGTTATGGTGGATTGGGGCAAAACCCTTTTAACCCTGCGATGGTGGGTTATGTCGTTTTGCTAATATCATTCCCTGTTCACATGACAAACTGGCTACCTCCGCATGAATTACAAAATATGTCGATTTCTGCACTTGATAGCCTATCCATTATTCTCAGTGGCCATACTCCAACAGGTATTACCCTCGAGCAACTACGTACAGGCATTGATGGCATGAGCCAAGCGACCCCGCTTGATAGCTTTAAAACGGGCCTACTGACTCATTCTATTTCTGAAGTATTACAACAACCTATTTTACAAGGTTCCTTAGCGGGAATTGGTTGGCAATGGGTGAATATTGGCTATTTAGTGGGTGGTTTGTTCTTATTACAGCGCCGTATTATTAGCTGGCATATTCCGGTTTCGTTCTTAGGTACATTGGCAGTTTTATCTATTGTTAGTTATTTAATTGATGATAGCCAACATGCGTCACCATGGGTTCATTTATTGTCTGGTGCCACTATGCTAGGGGCATTTTTTATTGCCACTGACCCTGTCACCGCATCGACAACGCCTAAGGGACGGATTATTTTTGGTGTGATTATCGGTTTTCTTGTTTGGGTGATCCGTGTATACGGTGGTTACCCTGACGCTGTTGCTTTTGCCGTGTTACTCGCCAATATTACTGTTCCATTAATTGATTACTATACGCAGCCTCGTGCGTACGGTCATGGACATAAGTAA